From a region of the Heteronotia binoei isolate CCM8104 ecotype False Entrance Well unplaced genomic scaffold, APGP_CSIRO_Hbin_v1 ptg001011l, whole genome shotgun sequence genome:
- the LOC132590899 gene encoding 2-aminomuconic semialdehyde dehydrogenase-like isoform X2 — MASSKAHLVLENYIDGQFVPCASFLDSYDPSIGEVYCKVPDSGKEEVEAAVRAAQNAFPGWSAKSPQDRSKIMSKLADLIEEDLESFAQAESKDQGKTITFARMVDIPRAIYNFRFFSSSILHQTTESTQMDYMDCMHYTARTPVGIAGLISPWNLPLYLLTWKIAPALMCGNTVIAKPSEMTSVTAWMMCKLLDKAGFPPGVVNIIFGHGSKAGDALVSHPKVPLISFTGSTLTGQRIIERSAPFCKKLSLELGGKNPAIIFEDASLDECILDTVRSSFANQGEICLCTSRIFVQRTIYSEFLKRFVEAVKKWKVGSPLDPTTDVGALISKEHLAKVKNYIKKAQEEGAKILCGEGKDLLVLHPRNQNGYFMLPTVIAEIEDNSCCMQDEIFGPVTCVTVFDSEEEVIMRANGVKYGLAATVWSSNVGRVHRVAKRLQCGLVWTNCWLIRDLNLPFGGTKDSGIGREGAKDSYEFFTESKTITIKH, encoded by the exons ATGGCCAGCTCAAAAGCTCATCTGGTTTTGGAGAACTATATAGATGGCCAGTTTGTTCCTTGTGCTTCTTTTTTAGATTCCTATGACCCCTCCATAGGAGAAGTGTATTGTAAGGTACCAGATAGTGGCAAAGAAGAG GTGGAGGCTGCAGTCAGAGCTGCCCAAAATGCCTTCCCAGGGTGGTCTGCCAAAAGTCCTCAAGACAGGTCAAAAATAATGAGCAAGTTGGCAGACCTCATTGAAGAAGATCTGGAGTCCTTTGCACAAGCAGAATCAAAAGATCAAG GGAAAACGATTACATTTGCTAGAATGGTGGACATCCCCCGAGCAATATACAACTTCCGTTTTTTTTCATCTTCCATTCTTCACCAGACAACAGAGAGTACACAGATGGACTATATGGATTGCATGCATTACACTGCAAGAACACCAGTGGGAATTG ctGGCTTAATTAGTCCTTGGAATCTGCCACTTTACTTGCTGACATGGAAAATTGCCCCAGCTCTCATGTGTGGAAACACTGTCATCGCCAAGCCCAGTGAAATGACATCGGTCACTGCTTGGATGATGTGCAAGCTTCTAGACAAAGCAG GATTCCCTCCAGGTGTTGTGAACATTATATTTGGGCATGGCTCCAAAgctggggatgctctagtctCCCATCCTAAGGTGCCACTGATTTCCTTCACTGGAAGCACACTTACTGGTCAGCGCATCATTGAAAGGAGTGCTCCATTTTGCAAGAAGCTCTCATTGGAGCTTGGAGGCAAGAATCCAGCCATCATATTTGAGGATGCCAGTTTGGATGAATGCATTCTTGACACTGTAAGATCTAGCTTTGCTAATCAG GGTGAAATATGTCTGTGCACAAGCAGAATCTTTGTTCAGCGGACCATTTACTCAGAGTTTTTGAAAAGGTTTGTGGAGGCTGTCAAAAAGTGGAAGGTTGGAAGCCCTTTGGATCCTACAACTGATGTTGGAGCACTGATAAGTAAAGAACATTTAGCAAAG GTAAAGAATTATATCAAAAAAGCTCAGGAAGAAGGAGCTAAGATCCTGTGTGGTGAGGGAAAGGATCTCTTGGTTCTTCATCCTAGAAATCAGAATGGTTATTTCATGCTTCCAACAGTCATTGCTGAAATTGAAGATAACTCATGTTGCATGCAAGATGAGATCTTTGGTCCTGTGACCTGTGTCACTGTGTTTGACTCTGAAGAGGAAGTAATTATGAGAGCTAATGGGGTCAAATATGGCCTGGCAGCCACTGTCTGGTCAAGTAACGTGGGGCGCGTACATCGTGTTGCTAAGAGACTCCAGTGTGGATTGGTGTGGACCAACTGTTGGCTTATCAGGGATTTAAATTTGCCCTTTGGTGGCACAAAAGACTCAGGTATAGGTAGAGAGGGGGCAAAGGACTCCTATGAATTTTTCACAGAATCAAAAACAATTACTATAAAACACTGA
- the LOC132590899 gene encoding 2-aminomuconic semialdehyde dehydrogenase-like isoform X1, translating into MASSKAHLVLENYIDGQFVPCASFLDSYDPSIGEVYCKVPDSGKEEVEAAVRAAQNAFPGWSAKSPQDRSKIMSKLADLIEEDLESFAQAESKDQGKTITFARMVDIPRAIYNFRFFSSSILHQTTESTQMDYMDCMHYTARTPVGIAGLISPWNLPLYLLTWKIAPALMCGNTVIAKPSEMTSVTAWMMCKLLDKAGVVNIIFGHGSKAGDALVSHPKVPLISFTGSTLTGQRIIERSAPFCKKLSLELGGKNPAIIFEDASLDECILDTVRSSFANQGEICLCTSRIFVQRTIYSEFLKRFVEAVKKWKVGSPLDPTTDVGALISKEHLAKVKNYIKKAQEEGAKILCGEGKDLLVLHPRNQNGYFMLPTVIAEIEDNSCCMQDEIFGPVTCVTVFDSEEEVIMRANGVKYGLAATVWSSNVGRVHRVAKRLQCGLVWTNCWLIRDLNLPFGGTKDSGIGREGAKDSYEFFTESKTITIKH; encoded by the exons ATGGCCAGCTCAAAAGCTCATCTGGTTTTGGAGAACTATATAGATGGCCAGTTTGTTCCTTGTGCTTCTTTTTTAGATTCCTATGACCCCTCCATAGGAGAAGTGTATTGTAAGGTACCAGATAGTGGCAAAGAAGAG GTGGAGGCTGCAGTCAGAGCTGCCCAAAATGCCTTCCCAGGGTGGTCTGCCAAAAGTCCTCAAGACAGGTCAAAAATAATGAGCAAGTTGGCAGACCTCATTGAAGAAGATCTGGAGTCCTTTGCACAAGCAGAATCAAAAGATCAAG GGAAAACGATTACATTTGCTAGAATGGTGGACATCCCCCGAGCAATATACAACTTCCGTTTTTTTTCATCTTCCATTCTTCACCAGACAACAGAGAGTACACAGATGGACTATATGGATTGCATGCATTACACTGCAAGAACACCAGTGGGAATTG ctGGCTTAATTAGTCCTTGGAATCTGCCACTTTACTTGCTGACATGGAAAATTGCCCCAGCTCTCATGTGTGGAAACACTGTCATCGCCAAGCCCAGTGAAATGACATCGGTCACTGCTTGGATGATGTGCAAGCTTCTAGACAAAGCAG GTGTTGTGAACATTATATTTGGGCATGGCTCCAAAgctggggatgctctagtctCCCATCCTAAGGTGCCACTGATTTCCTTCACTGGAAGCACACTTACTGGTCAGCGCATCATTGAAAGGAGTGCTCCATTTTGCAAGAAGCTCTCATTGGAGCTTGGAGGCAAGAATCCAGCCATCATATTTGAGGATGCCAGTTTGGATGAATGCATTCTTGACACTGTAAGATCTAGCTTTGCTAATCAG GGTGAAATATGTCTGTGCACAAGCAGAATCTTTGTTCAGCGGACCATTTACTCAGAGTTTTTGAAAAGGTTTGTGGAGGCTGTCAAAAAGTGGAAGGTTGGAAGCCCTTTGGATCCTACAACTGATGTTGGAGCACTGATAAGTAAAGAACATTTAGCAAAG GTAAAGAATTATATCAAAAAAGCTCAGGAAGAAGGAGCTAAGATCCTGTGTGGTGAGGGAAAGGATCTCTTGGTTCTTCATCCTAGAAATCAGAATGGTTATTTCATGCTTCCAACAGTCATTGCTGAAATTGAAGATAACTCATGTTGCATGCAAGATGAGATCTTTGGTCCTGTGACCTGTGTCACTGTGTTTGACTCTGAAGAGGAAGTAATTATGAGAGCTAATGGGGTCAAATATGGCCTGGCAGCCACTGTCTGGTCAAGTAACGTGGGGCGCGTACATCGTGTTGCTAAGAGACTCCAGTGTGGATTGGTGTGGACCAACTGTTGGCTTATCAGGGATTTAAATTTGCCCTTTGGTGGCACAAAAGACTCAGGTATAGGTAGAGAGGGGGCAAAGGACTCCTATGAATTTTTCACAGAATCAAAAACAATTACTATAAAACACTGA